GGCCTATTTCCCCTACGGCGAGGGGGCGCTTTTGCTGGTGGAGCGCAGGCGGAGCCTCGAGGCCTTCCGCCTGGGCCAGGGAAGGCGTTTACCTAGTTTGGCCGCGGAGTTCCCCTCCCTGGATTGGTTTGAGCGGGCCCTTTGGGAAAGGGGATTAGAGCTGGTGGGGCATCCCGGGCTAAGACCTTTAAGGCGGCACGACCTTCCCTATGCTTTCCGGGAGTTTCCCCACCTGCACGGGGTGCCGGTGGGCCCGGTGCATGCGGGGATCATTGAGCCCGGCCACTTCCGCTTTAGCGTTCTTGGGGAGCGAATCCTTAACCTGGAGATCCGCCTGGGCTACCAGCACCGGGGCCTCCTCGGGATCATGCCGGGCAAAGGTCCAGAGGCGGCCCTGCTCCTGGCGGAACGGGCGGGGGGTGAGCCTGTGGCCCACGCCCTGGCCTTTGCGGAGGCTTGGGAGAGGGCCTTGGGGATAGAGGTTCCCCCCCGCGCGCAGTACCTGCGTCGGGCGGCCTTGGAGCTGGAGCGGGCCTTTGGCCACCTGGGCCACCTGGCGGGCCTTTTCACCGATATCGGCTACGCCTACGGCGCCACCCAGGTGGGGCGGATACGGGCCCTTCTGCAAGGGGAGGTGGACCGCCTCACGGGCCACCGCTATGGCCGCAACTTCATCCGGGTGGGAGGGGTGTGGCAGGAAGGCAGGCCGGACCTCGAGGCCCTATCGCGGTACCAAAAGGAGTTGGATTGGCTTTTGCCCCGGCTTCTTAAGCACCCCCAGGTGCTGGATCGCATACGCTACGTGGGGGTGGTGCGGCGGGTGGAGGCGTTGGCCTTGGGCTTCGTGGGGCCCACGGCCCGGGCGAGCGGGGTGGGGCGGGACCTGCGCCAGGATGATCCCCTCTACCCCTCCTTTGCTCCTGTGGTGCGGCAAGGTGGGGATGTCTTGGCCAGGGCCCAGGTGTATGCGGAGGAAGCCCTTCAGGCTTTGGATTACGCTCAGCACTTTCTGCGCCAGTTGCCCGAAGGGCCTTTAGCTGTGGAGGTTCCTCCTGGGGACGGAGAGGGAATCGCTCGGGTAGAGGCGGGCCGAGGCGAGGTCTTCTGGTTTGTGCAGCTTGCGGGAGGAAAGGTGGTTCAAGCGGAGGGGGTGGACCCTAGCTTTAAGAACTGGAGGGCTTTGGAGTTGGCGGTGCGGGGTGAGGGTCTGCCCGATTTCCCCCTATGCAACAAATCCTTTGACCTTTCTTACGCAGGGAATGACCTTTAGGGGGTGGCATGAGCTTGTGGCACACGCTTAGAATCGGGGTTTTGGCAAAGGGCCTGGAGGAGATTCTCCAGATACCCCCGCATGCCTTCGGATATCCCCTTTTGAAGCCCGAGGGGCTCTCTCAGAAAGCCCGGGAGGGACTGGTGGGCCTGTGCCCTAGCGGGGCCTTCTTTGAAGAAGAAGGGGTTTTCAGCTTGGACCTAGCCCGCTGCGTGGGGTGTGGGCGGTGCGCCCTGGTTTACCCCGAGGCCGTGGGGGAGATGAAGACCCTGGAGGTGGCCGTGGTTCGCCGGGAAGACCTGGTGCAACGGGTGGACCTGGCGGCCCAAGCCTTCCTGGACCCTGGGCCACCCCCGCCACCACGGCCCGAGTTGCGCCTTCCCACCCTGGCCTTCCGGGAGGTGAGCGCCGGGGACACGGGGCTTACCGATTCCGAGATTGCCCTTTTGGGGAACCCCTTTAACGACATGGCCCGGTTTGGCTTCCAGGTGGTGGCCTCGCCCCGCCATGGCGATGCCCTGTTGGTGACCGGCCCCGTGAGCCGCAACATGGCCGAGGCCCTAGAGCGCACCTACCAGGCCATGCCGGAGCCGAAAGGGGTGGTGGCGGTGGGCAACGAGGCCATCGCCGGCGGGGTTTTTGCGGAAAGCCAGGAGGTGTGGGCGGGGGTGGATAGGGTGGTTCCCGTGGATGTCTACGTGCCTGGGGACCCACCCAGGCCCGGGGCCATTCTCCACGGCCTCTTACTCCTCACGGGGCGGGTGGTCCAGCGCCTGGTAGGGGGCGTGGTACGCTAAACTTTTCCCATGGAGTGGCTCCTCACCCCTGGACCCGTTCGGCTTCACCCTAAGGCCCTGGAGGCCTTGGCCCGCCCCCAGCTCCACCACCGCACGGAGCCGGCCCGGGAAGTTTTCCTAAAGGCCAGGGACCTTCTCAAGAAGGCTTTCCAGACCCAAGGGGAGGTTCTGGTCCTTACGGGAAGCGGCACCTTGGCCATGGAGGCCTTGGTGCAAAACCTCTTCGCCCCCGGGGAAAAGGTGCTGGTACCGGTCTATGGGAAGTTCTCCGAGCGTTTTGCCGAGATCGCCGAAAGCGCGGGGCTAAGGGTGGACCGGCTTTCCCTAGCCTATGGGGAGGTGCCCCACCCCGAGCACGTGGCGAGGCCCGGGTACCGGGGGCTTCTTCTGGTCCATTCGGAGACCTCCACCGGGGCCCTGGTGGACCTGCCCGCCCTGGCAAGGGCCTTTAAGGAGGCCAACCCTGAAGGCTTGGTGGGGGCGGACATGGTGACGAGCCTCCTGGTGCGGGAGGTGGCCCTCGAGGCCTGGGGGGTGGACGCCGCCGCCTCCGGTAGCCAGAAGGGCCTCATGTGCCCGCCGGGCTTGGGTTTCGTGGCTCTAAGCCCCACGGCCCTGGAGGCCCTCCGCCCCCGAGGGTACTACTACGACCTTTCCCGGGAGCTTAAGGCCCAGGGGGAAGGGGAGAGCGCCTGGACCCCAGCCATCAACCTGGTGGGGGCGGTGGCCGCGGTGCTGGAGGAGGTGGTGCCCAGGCTTGCTGAGCACCTGGCCCTTAAGGCTTGGCAGAACGACCTCCTTTACCGGGTGGGGGAGGAGCTTGGGCTTAGGCCGCTGCCCAAGGTGCCAAGCCCAGCGGTGGCCGCCTTCCATCTGCCGGATGGGGTGCCCTACCGGGCGGTGAAGGAGGCCTTTGCCAAGAGGCAGGCGGTGATCGCTGGCGGGCAAGGGGCGCTCAAGGGACGAATCTTTCGCCTTTCCCTCATGGGCCATTACGACCGTTACGAGGCCCTGGGGGTTGCGGCCCTTTTCAGAGAGGCTTTTGCCGATATTCTTCCAACTTCGTAAGCATCTCCTCCCTGGTGTAGACGGCCCGCGCCCCGCCCACCAGCTTAGGCCTGGTCTTGGCGGCGATCAAAACCGCCTCCCCGATTTTGCGTAGGGAAAGCCTCAGGGGCACGGCCACCGGCCGGAGGTGCATACCGATGAGGACGCCCCCAATGTCCAGGCCCCCGTGGGCCTGGGCCTTAAGGGATTCCACCATGACCGGCTCCTTAAACCGGAGAAAGGCCATGGTGGCCAAGCTTCCTCCCGCCTTGGGGTGGGGGAAGACCGTGACCTCCTCTAGCCCGTAAACCCGGGCGGCCTCCCTTTCCACCACCAGGGCCCGGTTCAGGTGCTCGCACCCCTGGACCGCCACCCACACGCCCCGTTCCAAGAGCGGGGGAAGGAGGCCATTCAGGATGGCCTCGGCCACCTCGAGGCTGGGCCTTGTGCCCACCTTTTCCCCTAGGACCTCGCTGGTGGAACCCCCCAGGACAAAGAGGCTTCCCTTGGGCATGGGGAATGCCTCCAGGAAGTCCAAAATCGCCCTCTCTGCAGCCTTGCGAATGCCTTCCATGTTTCAAGCCTACTCCTCCCCGCGGGGC
The window above is part of the Thermus albus genome. Proteins encoded here:
- a CDS encoding hydrogenase-4 subunit G, which codes for MEAVKEALQEGRSVAYFPYGEGALLLVERRRSLEAFRLGQGRRLPSLAAEFPSLDWFERALWERGLELVGHPGLRPLRRHDLPYAFREFPHLHGVPVGPVHAGIIEPGHFRFSVLGERILNLEIRLGYQHRGLLGIMPGKGPEAALLLAERAGGEPVAHALAFAEAWERALGIEVPPRAQYLRRAALELERAFGHLGHLAGLFTDIGYAYGATQVGRIRALLQGEVDRLTGHRYGRNFIRVGGVWQEGRPDLEALSRYQKELDWLLPRLLKHPQVLDRIRYVGVVRRVEALALGFVGPTARASGVGRDLRQDDPLYPSFAPVVRQGGDVLARAQVYAEEALQALDYAQHFLRQLPEGPLAVEVPPGDGEGIARVEAGRGEVFWFVQLAGGKVVQAEGVDPSFKNWRALELAVRGEGLPDFPLCNKSFDLSYAGNDL
- a CDS encoding NADH-quinone oxidoreductase subunit B — protein: MSLWHTLRIGVLAKGLEEILQIPPHAFGYPLLKPEGLSQKAREGLVGLCPSGAFFEEEGVFSLDLARCVGCGRCALVYPEAVGEMKTLEVAVVRREDLVQRVDLAAQAFLDPGPPPPPRPELRLPTLAFREVSAGDTGLTDSEIALLGNPFNDMARFGFQVVASPRHGDALLVTGPVSRNMAEALERTYQAMPEPKGVVAVGNEAIAGGVFAESQEVWAGVDRVVPVDVYVPGDPPRPGAILHGLLLLTGRVVQRLVGGVVR
- a CDS encoding pyridoxal-phosphate-dependent aminotransferase family protein, with the protein product MEWLLTPGPVRLHPKALEALARPQLHHRTEPAREVFLKARDLLKKAFQTQGEVLVLTGSGTLAMEALVQNLFAPGEKVLVPVYGKFSERFAEIAESAGLRVDRLSLAYGEVPHPEHVARPGYRGLLLVHSETSTGALVDLPALARAFKEANPEGLVGADMVTSLLVREVALEAWGVDAAASGSQKGLMCPPGLGFVALSPTALEALRPRGYYYDLSRELKAQGEGESAWTPAINLVGAVAAVLEEVVPRLAEHLALKAWQNDLLYRVGEELGLRPLPKVPSPAVAAFHLPDGVPYRAVKEAFAKRQAVIAGGQGALKGRIFRLSLMGHYDRYEALGVAALFREAFADILPTS
- a CDS encoding TIGR01440 family protein — protein: MEGIRKAAERAILDFLEAFPMPKGSLFVLGGSTSEVLGEKVGTRPSLEVAEAILNGLLPPLLERGVWVAVQGCEHLNRALVVEREAARVYGLEEVTVFPHPKAGGSLATMAFLRFKEPVMVESLKAQAHGGLDIGGVLIGMHLRPVAVPLRLSLRKIGEAVLIAAKTRPKLVGGARAVYTREEMLTKLEEYRQKPL